The following are encoded together in the Pseudomonas sediminis genome:
- a CDS encoding L-talarate/galactarate dehydratase — MTDNFSPRPDDDRITWLSLRSVALPLANPISDAKVLTGRQKPMTEIAILIAEIETRDGHRGLGFSYSKRAGGPGQFAHALEVAPNLIGENPSDIAKLWDKLCWAGASVGRSGLASQAIGAFDVALWDLKARRSGLSLARLLGSHRDSVRCYNTSGGFLHTPLDQLLKNTDISREKGIGGIKLKVGQPDWALDIHRVSTVREHLGESFPLMVDANQQWDRPTARRMCRRLEPFDLIWIEEPLDCYDAEGHAELVRLFDTPIATGEMLTSPAEHWEFIRQRGADFLMPDAPRVGGITPYLRVQTLAEQAGMTLAPHFAMELHVHLAASHTREPWVEHFEWLEPLFNERLEIRDGRMLVPTRPGLGLSLSEQVAGWTVQQAEVGNRA, encoded by the coding sequence ATGACCGATAATTTCAGCCCACGCCCCGATGATGACCGCATCACCTGGCTCAGTCTGCGCTCGGTAGCGCTGCCGCTGGCCAACCCGATCAGCGATGCCAAGGTGCTCACCGGCCGGCAGAAGCCGATGACCGAGATTGCCATCCTGATCGCCGAGATCGAAACCCGCGATGGTCATCGTGGCCTCGGGTTCAGTTACTCCAAGCGTGCCGGTGGCCCCGGTCAGTTCGCCCATGCCCTGGAAGTGGCGCCGAACCTGATTGGCGAGAACCCCAGTGATATCGCCAAGCTGTGGGACAAGCTGTGCTGGGCCGGCGCGTCGGTCGGTCGCAGCGGCCTGGCGAGCCAGGCCATCGGTGCCTTCGATGTCGCCCTGTGGGATCTCAAGGCGCGTCGCAGTGGTCTGTCGCTGGCACGTTTGCTCGGTAGCCATCGTGATTCGGTGCGCTGCTACAACACTTCCGGTGGCTTCTTGCATACACCGCTCGATCAGTTGCTGAAGAACACCGATATCTCCCGCGAGAAGGGCATTGGCGGCATCAAACTCAAGGTCGGTCAACCTGACTGGGCGCTGGATATCCACCGCGTCAGCACGGTGCGTGAACATCTGGGTGAGAGCTTCCCGCTGATGGTCGATGCCAACCAGCAATGGGACCGCCCGACTGCTCGGCGCATGTGCCGTCGTCTGGAGCCCTTCGACCTGATCTGGATCGAGGAGCCGCTGGACTGCTACGACGCCGAAGGTCATGCCGAGCTGGTGCGCCTGTTCGATACACCAATCGCCACCGGCGAGATGCTCACCAGCCCCGCCGAGCACTGGGAGTTCATTCGCCAGCGCGGCGCCGACTTCCTCATGCCCGATGCGCCGCGTGTCGGCGGTATCACCCCGTACCTGCGCGTGCAGACCCTGGCCGAGCAGGCCGGCATGACCCTGGCGCCACACTTCGCCATGGAGCTGCACGTGCACCTTGCCGCCAGCCACACGCGCGAGCCATGGGTCGAGCATTTCGAATGGCTGGAGCCGTTGTTCAACGAGCGCCTGGAGATTCGCGACGGACGCATGTTGGTGCCGACTCGTCCGGGCCTGGGTCTGAGTCTGAGCGAGCAGGTTGCCGGCTGGACGGTGCAGCAGGCAGAGGTCGGCAACCGCGCTTGA